Genomic window (Musa acuminata AAA Group cultivar baxijiao chromosome BXJ1-9, Cavendish_Baxijiao_AAA, whole genome shotgun sequence):
ATGGAAACAACAGGATCTATGTGAACCACACTATATATATGCCATGTTATTGGCACAAACTTGAAAGCTTGTTTTGCAAAATGAGTGGATCTAGTGCATAATTGCATGAAAGCATAAGTAATTGCTCTAGGAACATGAAAATGGAAAGCCTAAAGTATAAGTTAAGCTTGAATACAGGGCGCTTACCAGATGTAGGCTGTTTTCTGCAACAAACAGAACTCCCTTAGGGCAGTCGACAGAACAGACGGGAGTGACATGAGTCGCAGGTTGGAATGAAATGGATGTGTATGCAAGGCTGTGTCTTGCTGCATGTAATACCCATGGCCTATCACTAAGAACAATTATGTCAGCATCAAGTGAATCTTTCAAGGGTACCAAAACAGCAGGAGTAATCCCAATGCGTCGAATGGCAATCAATTGCAGGAATATGGGAATACAGTTTTTAGCCTGTTCTGTTACACTATTGTAAGAATTCAAATTTGCCACAATTGATGAGGAACTTTCATAGTCACTAAAACAAGACCTAGGGAAACAACTTTGCCTGCTCGGATCTGACTGGAGGAATTCAGGTATTGCAGGCCACTCAAAACGAAGTAGCATTCCATTTCTCAGGCCCGCAAGAACATAAGGGTGATCAACTGATACAAGCCTAACATCTTCGGGAATACATCCACTGATAGGGCTACCAAGAGCATTATTTACTGCAATAGTTCCTGTAGCAAGCACTCTAAAAGCTTCTTCATTTGCAAATGAGAGAACTTCAACTGATGGTTTATGAGTGCCAATGACAAAAGCCatattaatatcaaaattatCAAAGTGACTAACTTCATGATCCTTATTAGCTAGTCTAGCTTCTGAAGCTATATGTTTGTTATTGGTATTTTTCAATGGTATAGAAATGCATGAAACCTCATACTGCAGTCTCACATGTTGAATTTCATATACTTCAAAATTATAAGTTGAGAGTGATCTCACACCAATAATAGATAAAAAGCAAGGATTAGAAGTAGCTATAATTACCAAATTTTGACCAACTGCACCAACACTAATTGTCCTACTACCGGGAGACCAAGAAGCACATATTGGTAGAGAAAGAGGGACACCCCCTGGATGAGCAGACGTGGTAGGTAAACAGAGCCTTATACCACTCCTGTGAATCTGCACAAGCACCCCATCAGCAAACAAACCACAGGCCAAAGTGCAGACATCAGACTGAAACCCAACTGCATCAGTTACATCGTTAAAGCTTAAACCAACGGACAAAATCCTagtttcttcaacaaaagataaCACAAGAAAGGAGTGATAAGGATCACTTTGTTTCATCCTCAGAGTCCATGTACCAGTTACTCCTTGATAAATTGGGGCAGTCCTTAAAAGCCTTTCTACACTTATACCACTTCGAATAATTCGTAGTGAACCCTCCGGATTCATTCCACAGCAAGCAAACATTTGGTCTTGTTTCTCATCATGGTAATCAGCAATAGACACatccaaaattggagcaatgtttTGAATAGAACTTTTGTAAAATAATTTAGCGTGTTCCAACTTAAGGACAAATCCATCTCCCATCTCCACTAAGCCTGCAATTAATCCACACTTGACCCATAAGAGTGCTTTGCATGGCGAACCCCTGTAGAGACACTCCGACAAATTAATGTTTATTCCTTCAGTGTGAGAATAAATCTCAACCATGTATAGTTCCCCAGTGTCCAAACAAAATATTAACTTAGGATCCATGGAATTACCAGGTCTCCAAGTCCATGAGCATACAAGCTTGGAACTTGAAGATCCTTTCCCGCCTCCACTATCAATGCTCATAGGATCATCAACCTTAAACATATCTGGACCAGAATCTCGTAATTCCAACAAAGCACAAGCAGCTACATTGAACATGCCTTCGTCATCATCTAATGCCCTACATGACTCTTCAACAAAGCTTCGATCTTCAACCAAACTTGGTATGTGCAAATTTATCTTGTGAAGACAACAGATATTCTGTGGGTCTCTGAGATCCATTAAAAGCATTTCTCCTATTCTAAAAAGAATTGCAAAGCCAGGAAAATGAGGAATGGCAGATATATTAATTGCTAAAGGCCCTGTTTCAGAATACCACGATATAACTTGTATAGCATGTGCATGGCGATTATACCCAAATAACAGCAACTCATTTATGAACGAGCCTTTCCTGCAGTAAATATTAATACCTTCTGCAGTCAGTTGTAAGCAAAATCATTGCACTGAGAATGAAAAGGCAATAAAGAAATGTTTTATCACATATTATTAATCAAAAGCTGCATCTAAGAATTCATATTAGAACAGAATCACACCTGTGCATTACAATTGCCAAAATGGAATGATATCCTTCTATCTGATAAGTACCATCTGAAATGAAGCACATGCTCCAAATTGTACCACGGATGCTGGTACCCAATGTATCCTGACCACTGCTTCCTTCTGTTTTGTTTTCCGATGGATAGGAAATTTTCTGAAATTATGACATGGGAAGATCTTCAAAATCTGAAATAAGTATATACCATATTAGATGGACAAGACTACAAAAACTGGTCTACAGTCTACttcacaaaatatttttcatcaatttGCAGTAACTGACCTCATAACCAATGTTGCTATCAGAAATCATAGACACATCAAATAGTGCAAATCGATCTTCATATGCACTAACAGCAACAAAACAGCCTCTGTAAAACAAAAAAACACAAACAAACTGAGTCATTCAGTTAAATGATAATGGTGATCGATCTAGCTACACGAAAGGAGATTTAGTAATTCATCCATATCACTGGTAGATTCATTATTAGTTGCTGATGGCTACATAACAAATCCACATTGAGACTAAAATATTGCTAATTCATGAGAAATGTATTCCTTGTACTATTGTAGTGTACAACAACTTTGTTGCATATAACTAAATCTTTTGCTGATTACCAAAACAGGTAAAGTCAAATTCCACCATTGAAATAAACAGAAGTAAAACTGATCATTTAAAACGTGGACTATGTACAGGGCAAACCACCAGACAGGCAGCAGTCCCTAACCCAGTTCCATCATGGTTAATGAATATATCAGTTGAAACCCTAAAAAAGGTTTATACTAGTCTTTTTTCTCTCCTTCTCAGATAACAGTGGACAAAGCTAGCTCATGATTTAAAAGTTCAAAAAGAAATCCAGGGCCTTGATTTCTGGCTCTGGTCTCTTTGGATCATGGGATTTTTTAGTCCCCCTCTTTATAGTGTTAACTATAATCAATAACACCTTCTCTCGTGAAAATAACTCCCATGGATGAGCAACCATCATTCAACAAACTTCTCCACCCACGATGGACTATTGTCCACCATCCACATTCCATGGAGGAAGAAACGAGGAAGGTCATCAGGACTGCTTACCATTAGTAGGTTAAACAGGCAGTTGGGTTTACATTTATTTTGTTACTATATGCATGTGTTAttcccccaaatagttgggacttatggttttgttgttgttattgttgtacaCATGTTTTATTTGCATTAAAATTCTTGGCACAAAAATAATGAATTCATATTCAGATATTGTCATATACATGTTTTATTTGCATTGAAATTCTTGGCACAAAAATGATGAATTCATATTCAGCTTAGCAACCTTGACCAAGTATAGTGAGACGCTGTAACTTATTAATTGTACCTAGTACAGCATACAGTAATACACCATAGATATATTTAAGTTCAATCAAGCCCAATCCATTTATATACCACTATTACATGGCCCAACTCTATGTCGAGAATTTTTTCCACGGCAATacaaaaacaacaacaataagAAGCTATAATGTAGGATTCGTAATGTcacaaatttaattaattttgcATAAGTCAttcagcacccttgcgtgtccgtccgcaaagggtcaggtCTCTAAAACCTCTTATGGCCCCTTAAAGACCTGGAAAAGAGAAGACGGGTTAGAGGAAATATTTAACTCGGGATCCCACAAGCAgacatttcaacaaacacttattagacaatgcaaattacaaacatagacttcgtaAACTCTAAACAGTCACATTGTTCTACAACAGTGTTATGTGAGCACTTGTGAGGATTTTTTATCGCGACAACCACTTTGGATCTTTTGTCATGCGACTGTTCAAAACTCACatagtctatatttataatttgcattgctaataagtgtttgctgaaatgtttGCTAAAATATTTGCTTGTGAAATCCCGAGTTAAACGTTTCCTCTAGCCCGTCTTCTCTTTTGTGGCTCCTTAAGAGACCATAAGAGATTTCGGAAAAACTGACCCCATGCAGATAAACACACAAGGGTTACCGCACAACTTaagtaaaaccagctaagtccgtgacaatatgcaTGTCAAAGAACAATATGTCAAATGAGAACAAAGTACTTACCTAGGATCAACAGCCAACATTCTTCCTAATTGATGTACCACATTCCCTGGTTTGGATAATTCAATATGTGTCACAGCAAAGAACCTAAATAAAATCAAagtgaattgagtaaataaaaattgaTAAACAAAAGTCATGGAACAAACTACGAAGACCATATATAAGAGTAAAGATATATCTAGCAATAAAATTGCATGAGCGACCACCTCAAAAGGACATAGCACTATACCAACCTGTGCATGGTAGAACAAAAGGTAAGAAATGAAAGTTTTCCTGAATCGGAAAGAACAACTAACAAGTCTTTTCCCTGTGCCTGCAAAGCATAAGTATAACTGTAAAACACAATGCATCTTTGTTCCTAGGACTGATCGAAACAAAATAAATTCGTTCAGTGAAGCTGCAGTGTCATGAAGCAATCAATGATATGCAAGAAGTAAGGAGAATAGGGAAGAAGAAAAACCTGATGTGCATGTTCTTGGAATCTGTTGTTCCATGGTAGGATGGCAAGGTCCTTTATTGCACCAAAAAGGCTTTGTTCAAATATTGATTGTACAATGCCATCTTCATTGATAGATGCCAACTCCAGTGATGTTTCCTGAGAACAGTGAATGACATTTAACACATCCATAAAATGAGAGGTTCTTAAAACAGAACCACTAATCAGATCAAAACCCACCAATGCCAGTGATCATTTTGAGTATGCAACTTAAATACGCTATCTTCATGTCCTTTATGACATTCCAATACACTCTCACATTCATGGTATTCTTAGAAATGCTTTAGGATAACTTCCACTGTCAAAAGACTGACTTActggaagagaaaaataaaaagctAATGAACCTTGACATTAGTCCTCAAATACTGTAGCTGATGCAGTAAATCCACATTCATTGGTAGCAATTCTTTATGATAATTTTCATCATTAAAAAATGAGCTACTGAACCTTGACATTAGTTCTCAAATACTGTAGCAAACCCAGAAAATCGACAAGTAACAAAAAAATATTGTGAACAAATAAGATTCAAGAAATTGACTATTGATCAGACATAAGATTCAAGAAATTGACTTTCAGTTATTTTGGATACTCGAAAAGAACTTTAGCTTAGATTAATATCTAACAGGCTGCCAAAATATAAACTCTTGAGAGTTCATAGATGACCAAAAGCTGACGACCATATTTTTTTAGCATGAATTTCCTCCATAATCTAACATTTAAGTTCTATCCAGTTTTTTACAACTGCCAAAGATCTAATGCAATCTATGTAAAGAATGATCTGGGTCATAAGCAGATTGCATCAAGagtttaaataaataatttatatacattGCATTCAACTCCGTAGTCGTCTGAAATTAAATGCCTTACATAATTCTGTTATTGCCATTAAAGAAAAATAACAATAAGCAGGCCATATCGAGATTCAGAACTTAtagtaatatattataatttctctttgaaaaaaaataGATTCAAACTTATAATTTATCTAGTTCAGTTTAACAGGTTCCAAATCCATCTCAATTTCACAAATAAAACATGTCTCTTCTACTTTTAAATACCCAACTTCCTTTAGAAAAAATACTTTACTTGCATGTTGCTGCACCTAGAGGCTACCGGTTACTCTAAAAAACATGAACAAAGTTTACTTCAGATAGAACCAACAGATGACCCAAAAAGAAGCCAGTGGTTATTTGAGTATAAGGTCATGCCATGTCCGAGTCGAATTAAATAATGAACTACTCAAGCATCACTTGCCTTGAAAATATTATTCAGATTACATGTTAAGGCCTTTTTATTAGTGCACTTAGTTGGAACTTGGAACTTGTGCATAATTGAGTCATTATTTGAGTTGGTTAAGTCGACTCCAAGTCAAGGTTCAAGGATCCTTTATTATAAACTTGCCCTTTATGATAAAGGCTGGCAGCCAAAGGAAGATTATGATGATTAATAATTTAAAGGCAGAATGCAACTTAAATTTCTGAAGATGCAAGGAGGGAAATCGAATTGGTCAAAACAGAATGAGGTCTGGTTGAAAACTGATATGGGGAATATTCGTTTTGATCCGAAGTTCAACATGCTACAGCCACATGTCCAGTAAAACGACATAAGACCTCAACTGACTACCCCACCATGTCAGCAGAACAGAAAATAGATGATGAATATTCTGTCATGCATAATATTTTCCATAACCCGCAAGAAGCCAAGGAAGAAGCAGCTAAGGTGACAGCGGACAGGGTTAACGACATCAGACTCTCTTTCTGACATTCATTAAAAGGTGAAGGTGAAGGCGAAGCCCATTCCCAACATCAATCTTCATGCAGGAAGGACGTCTCACGATTGACACCAGTTCAGGAGACCAAGACATTTGGCGTGATCAAAGTTTCTCATGTGGATGGGACTCGAACCAAGTCAGGCTGATCAGCACAAAGGCAACCACCAACGTTAGACCACACCAAAAACCAATAGTGATGAGGCTGCTTTTCACAAGGAAGGTTGTGGTCTAGGAGCTACTAGTAGAGATTGGAATAAGAaggcaatattcacaattcagatTAAATTGTAAAGTTATAGAGGGCTAAAAACACAAGTAATTGCTTTGAAATGAAATTAAATTCACTAATTACGTTGGTTTGGATGTGGCTGCATGAATGTGGCAAACAAGATTGGAAAAATGTACAAAAACTTCATCCATCAGTGTAATTGTAAAGTTTACTACTAAAATCTTTGGACAGTAGGGAGGTAAGACATGCAGGCCTAGAGTGTAACAGGAATCACGCACACCTTTTGGTTTGGAACCAACAAGACTACTTTTTTCATAAGGATCTTTACCAAGCattgaaaacaaataaaagattaaaaataaaacaaTTCCAAGGAAACAAAGGAGGCATGGAACAGCAAATCTGTGAACACGATAACAATCACAAAGCGAGTACCTTCCCGAACACGATGTCCGAGGAATACGGCGAGCGTATGTGTCCCTGGACGGCGTGGAGGATGGCGCTTCCGCGAAGGACGCACTTAGCGAGGTAGTGGACGCCGCGGCTACCCCTGGCGGCCGAACCGAAGTGGCCCCCGCGCGCGGCCGATTCATCCTCTCCCATGCCGACCACctcgatctctctctctcacgtCCTAATGGCCGGGAATTGATCGGGAAAATGATCAGGCGGAGGAGAATCTAGGGCTTGTTCGGTGGTCGACAAAGATTGGGGGAGTTGAGTCGCTGAGGGGGAAGAAATAGTCGTGAACGTGGTCGCTCCTTAAGTCGCACCTCCGGTAGTCGTATGGTAAGTCGGCCTGAAGTTACGACACGCGCGGATCACCATAACCCAATGACCCGATCCGAACTCTAAACCCGAAAGATTAGTAGATCCGAATCCGAAGCTTGATAATTATATCCAATGATATGATATATAATTATTTCCTAAAGACCAAAGTCAGCATTGATCTTATGTGGAATATATCATCGAGTCAAGCATCAATAGGGATGTTAGTGTGGGCCTTATAATCCTCATTTTGGATTCATCTCAAAATGTTGGATTTGGATGCCTATCTCGAATCCAAATCCGATCCGGTAGCATCCTTCCTTATATGTCAATCAAGTATTCCATAACTCTTTAAGTTTTCGGATTTGGATCCAAAAGTTCAACCCAGTAAAACAAGTCTCCCATTTTGGATCCCACCGATATGCATTTAGGAAGGATAATAACTCGCAAATTTAGGTGTTATGCCTATCTATCtatattaacaaaaataatatatcaacatGTAGCTTGGAAGAAAAGGATGAGAAAATTATGTGAAAATAGAATATTTCTTATGAAATGACTTGAAATTTGGTGAGTCTTGGAATTTAATAACTTGTTAGTGTTATCAGATAtcttaaaacttgatactattctTTCTCAATGGTGTCATCTGTTTCAAATTTATCCCTACACTACAGTAAGATATCATACAATTTAACATTCAAAAGAAAAAGGCAGATAATGTGTTTGTGTTTCAAGCACACCTACTGCCTTCCAATTCTAAAAGGATTCCTTAATTTTAGATattcttaatttttataattttaaattttaaattttttatttattttttgattatgGTAAAAAAATTAAACCTTTTCTAATTATATTAGGAATCATTTGATATAACAAATTAAggattgttattatttttttatttattagaattTCTAATTCTATTTAATTAaggattaaataattttatatatatatatatatatatacatatatatatatatataatgtttttggTTATTTTTTTTAAGCAATCAAATACAACTCAAAACCTTTAGTCATTAGTAGAAAGATCCCTCGTGATGGTATTTGAAGTACTTCAAATTGTCAATCATACATCATTGCTAAGGTCATGATTGTTGAGTAAGCAAGGAGAATCTCGTAAAAAACTAAAATGAGAACGATTACAATCCACGGCCCTATACCACCATTAAATCTAACATAGAGAAATGTTTGATCGATGAGAACCCCACTTGGAAAAAAGAACAAAATCAAGTATTACTATTTCCATCGTGATTACACCCACAATACGAAAGATTATCATGACCTTAAGGAATAAATCAAAGAACTCATACGACAAGGGCACATTGAGTGTGTCATTCGTTGAGAAATATCACTCCAACCTTAGGGGTCGATCAAAAGGCGAATAAATATTATTGTCAGCAACCTAACCTCCAAATGAGATAGCACCTCGAGTCATAAAGAATACGTCTGAGTCATTATTGGCAAGCATCCCCGAACTAAAAGTGACTATCAAATAACTTTCAAAGAAGAAAAGTCTGAATGACTCAACCCAAACCATGATGATGCTCTAGTAGTTATTATAAAGATAGTTAGCGAGCACATAAAAAGGGTAATGATCAATATAAACAGGGCTCACGAGTGACTCGATCTCCCTTCTTGGAATCACAAGGTTACATGTCACTTTTGGAGAGGAACCATGCTTAAAGATAATGAATACCAAGTTCCTGGTAGTCAATACCCTCTCGACGTACAATGTCGTTATATGATGACCAATGTTGAACAGACTATAAGGCAATTATCTCAACCTATCACATTATGATAAAATTTTCAACCAATATCGGAGTCCGCGAATTCTGATAGTGTTACCTCATAGTTGTCTCCCTATGAGCCGTCGATGTCACGCCAGCGATCGCCCCGGCGAAGCAGCGGCGATCTAGGGCACAGGAGGTAGAGCCCTACGCGAGTCTGCAGGAAGCGGATGAATTAGCCTAATAAACGTACACTCGAGACAGTCACCCTCCTCACGTACCTGCTTGGTGATCGGCCGCTTTAAATGGACCCGCCAAAGGGTCCATGACTAGAGAAAGGCCAAATTACTTAGCTtaataaatcacttgaattatttcTAATCCGGTTAATTTAATCCTCTTTGACTTGTCTCTCCTGGTCAAACCAACCGGCCACTGCCAAAACTTCTCGCAATCGTTTCGCCCCACACCCTCTTccgcgtcgaacaccttgtgcttCTCTTCCGTGGAGCCGCTccatatatctatctatatgatgGTCGTCTCCGGGTGGTGGagtgaattccataatccttcTTCCTTGCCCCGTTCTCTTCTTCGATCCGTGAACACCTCGTGCTACTCACTACACGACCAGCATCCAGGATCTGTGCTGCCTCGGCCGCGTATGCGAAGCCCGCAGACTATTCGAAGAAATGCCTCACACAGACACCGTCACCTGGAACTCCGTGATCTTCCGCCACTCCATTTCAATGAGCAACATTCATTTGTTTTAAATCGTGCTGCTCTTTCAGTGACTCAGCTCATGGTGCATCCTTCTCAAAACTATTTCTCATTTATATTATAGACTTTtgaatcatgatatattttttatttatttgcctTATAGTATAAAGAATTTTAAAGTGTCATTGAAATATCTATGAATTTGAAGTTCTTGTTTATTTGATCTTTTGACATCCTCTTACAGTTGCTTGATTGTGCAAATTTCTGAAGTCAGATTTTTTAATCAATTTCATACCTATCTCATACACCTATGAGATGTATATCTCTGACTTCCAACTTTTGATATCTGAAAATTATCAATTTTTAACAGCTGCATCAATCGTCTTTTGAGCTCTGGATGTTGATCTTTCCTGTCCCCTCTCCCTGTTGTATCTGCTTTTCCATTCATTTACCATTTGCTGaatcttttttgttctttgaCATGGCTAATTCATATAGTTGTCCTTGCCGTCTTTACATAATGATTTAGTTTATAAACGATCAACTCAGAAGTTGGACAGATCACCTGGCATTTCACTttgatctctttttcttttttgcaggGCATTAATACATCCATAGAATATGTCATGGTGGTCAAGTTTAGCAAATGCCAGACCGAGAAGCTTATACCGTGTCTTGTATTCGGAGGCTAAAGGTACCAGCTAGGATGCCACTCTATATTGTTTGAAGAAAGGAAGTGAACAATTGCTACTTTAGTGAAAGTAAGCACTTGTGATATGTCTCTAAAAAACCATGAAAAAAAATCAGTCTGTCAATCACAAAGAGGAAAAGAAGGATAAGATGAAGCAGCTGAAAGTGCAATCAGTAGGTTGAGGTGGCTCAACTTTTCTTCTGTAGCAATGCAGCAGAAGTCTGGTGGCAAATGACCCATTCTCTGGCCATATTGCAAGTTCATGCCAGCACAAGCACAGAACAATCAGCATCTCCAAAGCAGTCCTTTGTTTGAAACGAGAATATATGGATGCTGTCTTCTTTCTTGTACTGGTAAGTAAATTTCAATGCATTTTAGCACGTTATACTGGTCTCAAAATATACTTTatcgataaattttataa
Coding sequences:
- the LOC135592889 gene encoding uncharacterized protein LOC135592889 isoform X1, giving the protein MGEDESAARGGHFGSAARGSRGVHYLAKCVLRGSAILHAVQGHIRSPYSSDIVFGKETSLELASINEDGIVQSIFEQSLFGAIKDLAILPWNNRFQEHAHQAQGKDLLVVLSDSGKLSFLTFCSTMHRFFAVTHIELSKPGNVVHQLGRMLAVDPRGCFVAVSAYEDRFALFDVSMISDSNIGYEKISYPSENKTEGSSGQDTLGTSIRGTIWSMCFISDGTYQIEGYHSILAIVMHRKGSFINELLLFGYNRHAHAIQVISWYSETGPLAINISAIPHFPGFAILFRIGEMLLMDLRDPQNICCLHKINLHIPSLVEDRSFVEESCRALDDDEGMFNVAACALLELRDSGPDMFKVDDPMSIDSGGGKGSSSSKLVCSWTWRPGNSMDPKLIFCLDTGELYMVEIYSHTEGININLSECLYRGSPCKALLWVKCGLIAGLVEMGDGFVLKLEHAKLFYKSSIQNIAPILDVSIADYHDEKQDQMFACCGMNPEGSLRIIRSGISVERLLRTAPIYQGVTGTWTLRMKQSDPYHSFLVLSFVEETRILSVGLSFNDVTDAVGFQSDVCTLACGLFADGVLVQIHRSGIRLCLPTTSAHPGGVPLSLPICASWSPGSRTISVGAVGQNLVIIATSNPCFLSIIGVRSLSTYNFEVYEIQHVRLQYEVSCISIPLKNTNNKHIASEARLANKDHEVSHFDNFDINMAFVIGTHKPSVEVLSFANEEAFRVLATGTIAVNNALGSPISGCIPEDVRLVSVDHPYVLAGLRNGMLLRFEWPAIPEFLQSDPSRQSCFPRSCFSDYESSSSIVANLNSYNSVTEQAKNCIPIFLQLIAIRRIGITPAVLVPLKDSLDADIIVLSDRPWVLHAARHSLAYTSISFQPATHVTPVCSVDCPKGVLFVAENSLHLVEMVHCKRLNVQKFSIDGTPRKVLYHSESKTLLVLRTGLGGGSCSSDVCRVDPFSGTLLSKFQCEPGETAKCMQIVKVGKEQVLVVGTSQSVGRIIMPSGEAESTKGRLIVLSLDSAQNYSEGSPLIYCSNMDVSSQAGSPFGEIVGYSAEQLSSSSHCSSQGDPCSDGVHLDEIGAGQLRLVSQATSSGAVLAVCPYLDQYVLASAGNTLNVFGFANENPQRLRKFAVGRTRFTITCLRTHLTRIAVGDCRDGILFYSYHEDVRKLELLYSDPVQRLVADCALMDCDTAVVSDRRGNISVLSCPSSLEVSEYPEKNLVLNCSFYMGETVMSIQKASISCKLPVDNVLNGSDGVERVLESSYNSVVASTLLGSVFVLIPITSEEHALLEFVQARLAVHWLTCPVLGNEHKEYRGRGLPAGVPTILDGDMLMQFLELTSLQQESVLASPGSSTHASASDLHQSPLSVNMVVQLLERIHYALN
- the LOC135592889 gene encoding uncharacterized protein LOC135592889 isoform X3 — protein: MGEDESAARGGHFGSAARGSRGVHYLAKCVLRGSAILHAVQGHIRSPYSSDIVFGKETSLELASINEDGIVQSIFEQSLFGAIKDLAILPWNNRFQEHAHQAQGKDLLVVLSDSGKLSFLTFCSTMHRFFAVTHIELSKPGNVVHQLGRMLAVDPRGCFVAVSAYEDRFALFDVSMISDSNIGYEKISYPSENKTEGSSGQDTLGTSIRGTIWSMCFISDGTYQIEGYHSILAIVMHRKGSFINELLLFGYNRHAHAIQVISWYSETGPLAINISAIPHFPGFAILFRIGEMLLMDLRDPQNICCLHKINLHIPSLVEDRSFVEESCRALDDDEGMFNVAACALLELRDSGPDMFKVDDPMSIDSGGGKGSSSSKLVCSWTWRPGNSMDPKLIFCLDTGELYMVEIYSHTEGININLSECLYRGSPCKALLWVKCGLIAGLVEMGDGFVLKLEHAKLFYKSSIQNIAPILDVSIADYHDEKQDQMFACCGMNPEGSLRIIRSGISVERLLRTAPIYQGVTGTWTLRMKQSDPYHSFLVLSFVEETRILSVGLSFNDVTDAVGFQSDVCTLACGLFADGVLVQIHRSGIRLCLPTTSAHPGGVPLSLPICASWSPGSRTISVGAVGQNLVIIATSNPCFLSIIGVRSLSTYNFEVYEIQHVRLQYEVSCISIPLKNTNNKHIASEARLANKDHEVSHFDNFDINMAFVIGTHKPSVEVLSFANEEAFRVLATGTIAVNNALGSPISGCIPEDVRLVSVDHPYVLAGLRNGMLLRFEWPAIPEFLQSDPSRQSCFPRSCFSDYESSSSIVANLNSYNSVTEQAKNCIPIFLQLIAIRRIGITPAVLVPLKDSLDADIIVLSDRPWVLHAARHSLAYTSISFQPATHVTPVCSVDCPKGVLFVAENSLHLVEMVHCKRLNVQKFSIDGTPRKVLYHSESKTLLVLRTGLGGGSCSSDVCRVDPFSGTLLSKFQCEPGETAKCMQIVKVGKEQVLVVGTSQSVGRIIMPSGEAESTKGRLIVLSLDSAQNYSEGSPLIYCSNMDVSSQAGSPFGEIVGYSAEQLSSSSHCSSQGDPCSDGVHLDEIGAGQLRLVSQATSSGAVLAVCPYLDQYVLASAA
- the LOC135592889 gene encoding uncharacterized protein LOC135592889 isoform X2 codes for the protein MCFISDGTYQIEGYHSILAIVMHRKGSFINELLLFGYNRHAHAIQVISWYSETGPLAINISAIPHFPGFAILFRIGEMLLMDLRDPQNICCLHKINLHIPSLVEDRSFVEESCRALDDDEGMFNVAACALLELRDSGPDMFKVDDPMSIDSGGGKGSSSSKLVCSWTWRPGNSMDPKLIFCLDTGELYMVEIYSHTEGININLSECLYRGSPCKALLWVKCGLIAGLVEMGDGFVLKLEHAKLFYKSSIQNIAPILDVSIADYHDEKQDQMFACCGMNPEGSLRIIRSGISVERLLRTAPIYQGVTGTWTLRMKQSDPYHSFLVLSFVEETRILSVGLSFNDVTDAVGFQSDVCTLACGLFADGVLVQIHRSGIRLCLPTTSAHPGGVPLSLPICASWSPGSRTISVGAVGQNLVIIATSNPCFLSIIGVRSLSTYNFEVYEIQHVRLQYEVSCISIPLKNTNNKHIASEARLANKDHEVSHFDNFDINMAFVIGTHKPSVEVLSFANEEAFRVLATGTIAVNNALGSPISGCIPEDVRLVSVDHPYVLAGLRNGMLLRFEWPAIPEFLQSDPSRQSCFPRSCFSDYESSSSIVANLNSYNSVTEQAKNCIPIFLQLIAIRRIGITPAVLVPLKDSLDADIIVLSDRPWVLHAARHSLAYTSISFQPATHVTPVCSVDCPKGVLFVAENSLHLVEMVHCKRLNVQKFSIDGTPRKVLYHSESKTLLVLRTGLGGGSCSSDVCRVDPFSGTLLSKFQCEPGETAKCMQIVKVGKEQVLVVGTSQSVGRIIMPSGEAESTKGRLIVLSLDSAQNYSEGSPLIYCSNMDVSSQAGSPFGEIVGYSAEQLSSSSHCSSQGDPCSDGVHLDEIGAGQLRLVSQATSSGAVLAVCPYLDQYVLASAGNTLNVFGFANENPQRLRKFAVGRTRFTITCLRTHLTRIAVGDCRDGILFYSYHEDVRKLELLYSDPVQRLVADCALMDCDTAVVSDRRGNISVLSCPSSLEVSEYPEKNLVLNCSFYMGETVMSIQKASISCKLPVDNVLNGSDGVERVLESSYNSVVASTLLGSVFVLIPITSEEHALLEFVQARLAVHWLTCPVLGNEHKEYRGRGLPAGVPTILDGDMLMQFLELTSLQQESVLASPGSSTHASASDLHQSPLSVNMVVQLLERIHYALN